The Urbifossiella limnaea genome has a window encoding:
- a CDS encoding DUF5690 family protein — MGEPVRQSDRPAARAAAAWCVAAAFGTYFCVYAVRKPFTAGAFADDPFWGAGYKSALVVAQVLGYTASKFLGIKVVSEVSPARRAGLILALVGVAELALFLFAVTPAPWNVAWLFVNGLPLGMIFGLVLGVLEGRRQSEALAAGLCASFVVADGAAKSAGAYLLKAGVSEAWMPAAAGLLFAPALLLFVGMLARVPPPAQSDVALRSERAPMTAADRRAFGRRYAAGLLLLGGAYLLVTVLRSVRADFAPEVWAGLGVTGQPGVFTYSEMAVAACVLVLSGAAVLIRDNRRAFTYAMGTAAAGAVLLAAALVGLRAGVLSPLAFMVLHGVGLYLPYIAVHTTVFERLIAMTRDRGTVGYLMTLVDAFGYLGYVAVLLARSAGGGGPDFLAFFVPLSWVIAAATLALLLPAWYYFLSHPAARPAAGEA, encoded by the coding sequence ATGGGCGAGCCGGTCCGCCAGTCCGACCGACCCGCGGCGCGGGCCGCGGCCGCGTGGTGCGTCGCGGCCGCGTTCGGGACGTACTTCTGCGTCTACGCCGTCCGCAAGCCGTTCACCGCCGGCGCGTTCGCCGACGACCCCTTCTGGGGCGCCGGCTACAAGTCGGCCCTCGTCGTCGCCCAGGTGCTCGGGTACACGGCGTCCAAGTTCCTCGGCATCAAGGTGGTGTCCGAAGTGTCGCCGGCGCGGCGGGCCGGGCTGATCCTCGCCCTCGTCGGCGTGGCCGAGCTGGCGCTATTTCTGTTCGCGGTTACGCCGGCGCCGTGGAACGTGGCGTGGCTGTTCGTCAACGGCCTGCCGCTGGGCATGATCTTCGGGCTGGTCCTCGGCGTGCTCGAGGGCCGCCGGCAGTCGGAGGCGCTGGCGGCCGGGCTGTGCGCCAGCTTCGTCGTGGCCGACGGGGCGGCGAAGTCGGCGGGGGCGTACCTGCTGAAGGCGGGCGTGAGCGAGGCGTGGATGCCGGCCGCCGCGGGGCTGCTGTTCGCGCCGGCGTTGCTGCTGTTCGTGGGGATGCTCGCCCGCGTGCCGCCGCCCGCGCAGTCCGACGTGGCCCTGCGCAGCGAGCGCGCCCCGATGACCGCCGCCGACCGCCGCGCGTTCGGCCGCCGCTACGCGGCCGGGCTGCTGCTCCTCGGCGGGGCGTACCTGTTGGTGACGGTGCTACGGAGCGTGCGGGCCGACTTCGCGCCCGAGGTGTGGGCCGGACTCGGGGTGACGGGGCAGCCGGGGGTGTTCACGTACTCCGAGATGGCGGTCGCGGCGTGCGTGCTGGTGCTGAGCGGCGCCGCGGTGCTGATCCGCGACAACCGCCGGGCCTTCACCTACGCGATGGGCACGGCCGCGGCCGGGGCGGTGCTGCTGGCGGCGGCGCTGGTCGGGCTGCGGGCGGGCGTCCTGTCGCCGCTCGCGTTCATGGTCCTCCACGGCGTCGGGCTGTACCTGCCCTACATCGCCGTCCACACCACCGTGTTCGAGCGGCTCATCGCCATGACCCGCGACCGCGGCACGGTCGGCTACCTGATGACGCTCGTGGACGCCTTCGGGTACCTCGGCTACGTCGCGGTGCTGCTCGCGCGCTCGGCCGGCGGCGGCGGGCCGGACTTTCTGGCGTTCTTCGTGCCGCTGTCGTGGGTGATCGCCGCCGCGACGCTGGCGCTGCTCCTTCCCGCGTGGTACTACTTCCTGTCGCACCCGGCCGCCCGGCCGGCCGCGGGGGAGGCGTGA
- a CDS encoding phosphonate degradation HD-domain oxygenase: MPLVDAVFRLFAERGSGLYFGEAVTETEHALQTAHLAEAADAAPPLVAAALLHDVGHLLHTLGEDVAERGIDGRHEDIGAAWLAKHFGPAVADPVRLHVAAKRYLCAAESDYLGGLSPASRRSLELQGGPFTSDEQAAFRAEPHWQAALALRRWDDAAKVPGLAVPGVEHYRPHLEAALKGTA, from the coding sequence GTGCCGCTCGTCGACGCCGTGTTCCGCCTGTTCGCCGAGCGCGGGAGCGGGCTGTACTTCGGTGAGGCGGTGACCGAAACCGAGCACGCCCTCCAGACGGCGCACCTCGCCGAAGCCGCGGACGCCGCCCCGCCGCTCGTCGCCGCCGCGCTGCTGCACGACGTGGGGCACCTCCTTCACACCCTCGGCGAGGACGTGGCCGAGCGCGGCATCGACGGCCGGCACGAAGACATCGGCGCGGCGTGGCTCGCCAAGCACTTCGGCCCCGCCGTCGCCGACCCGGTCCGCCTCCACGTCGCCGCCAAGCGCTACCTGTGCGCCGCCGAGTCCGATTACCTCGGCGGCCTCTCCCCGGCGTCGCGGCGGAGTCTGGAACTCCAGGGGGGGCCGTTCACGTCGGACGAGCAGGCCGCGTTCCGCGCCGAGCCGCACTGGCAGGCGGCGCTGGCGCTGCGGCGGTGGGACGACGCCGCGAAGGTGCCGGGGCTCGCGGTCCCGGGCGTCGAGCACTACCGGCCACACCTGGAAGCGGCGCTGAAGGGGACGGCATGA
- a CDS encoding TIGR03364 family FAD-dependent oxidoreductase produces the protein MSAGYDAVVVGAGVLGLAHAYHLARRGLRVAVVERHPAARGASVRNFGMLWPVGQPAGERYELARRSLDVWRDVLPDAGLWHDPCGSLHVARHADEEQVLREFAAVGDRPCEVLNAAEVVRRFPAVRTDGLRAGLFSSTETCVDPRQVIAELPAYLARRHGVAFHFGTTVLGYEAGRVATTGGSVAANRLVICTGEDFRDLAPQAFAESGLVRCKLQMMRSAPRRERLGTMLAGGLTLRHYGGFAACPTLPAVAARFDAELPEYGRHGIHVMASQNEAGEVVIGDSHHYGDAVSPFDDPRVDDLILDYLRGFLNLPGLTIAARWHGVYAKHPTAAWVAARPAPGVLAVTGVGGAGMTLSFGLAERTVTEFLGDSGMTNDE, from the coding sequence ATGAGCGCGGGGTACGACGCGGTGGTGGTCGGGGCCGGGGTGCTGGGGCTGGCCCACGCCTACCACCTGGCCCGCCGCGGGCTGCGGGTCGCGGTGGTCGAGCGGCACCCGGCCGCGCGCGGGGCTTCGGTGCGGAACTTCGGCATGCTGTGGCCCGTCGGCCAGCCGGCCGGCGAGCGGTACGAGTTGGCCCGCCGCAGCCTTGACGTGTGGCGCGACGTGCTCCCCGACGCCGGCCTGTGGCACGACCCCTGCGGCTCGCTCCACGTCGCCCGCCACGCCGACGAGGAGCAGGTGCTCCGCGAGTTCGCGGCCGTCGGCGACCGGCCGTGCGAGGTGCTAAACGCCGCGGAGGTCGTGCGCCGCTTCCCCGCCGTCCGCACGGACGGCCTCCGCGCCGGGCTGTTCAGCTCGACGGAGACGTGCGTGGACCCGCGACAGGTGATCGCCGAACTTCCGGCGTACCTGGCGCGGCGGCACGGCGTCGCGTTCCACTTCGGCACCACGGTCCTCGGCTACGAAGCCGGCCGTGTCGCCACCACAGGCGGGAGCGTCGCCGCGAATCGACTGGTGATCTGCACCGGCGAAGACTTCCGCGACCTGGCGCCGCAGGCGTTCGCGGAGTCGGGCCTGGTTCGCTGCAAGCTCCAGATGATGCGCTCGGCGCCGCGGCGCGAGCGGCTCGGCACCATGCTCGCCGGTGGGCTGACGCTGCGGCACTACGGCGGCTTCGCGGCGTGCCCGACGCTCCCGGCCGTGGCCGCGCGGTTCGACGCCGAGCTGCCGGAGTACGGGCGGCACGGCATTCACGTCATGGCGTCGCAGAACGAGGCCGGCGAGGTCGTGATCGGCGACTCGCACCACTACGGCGACGCCGTCAGCCCGTTCGACGACCCGCGGGTGGACGACCTGATCCTCGACTACCTCCGCGGCTTCCTGAACCTGCCGGGCCTGACGATCGCGGCCCGCTGGCACGGGGTGTACGCCAAGCACCCGACGGCGGCGTGGGTGGCGGCCCGGCCGGCGCCGGGCGTGCTCGCGGTGACGGGCGTCGGCGGGGCCGGCATGACGCTGTCGTTCGGCCTCGCCGAGCGGACGGTGACCGAATTCCTGGGGGACTCGGGAATGACGAATGACGAATGA
- a CDS encoding phosphonatase-like hydrolase, with translation MIELVVFDMAGTTVFDGDAVNASFRAALAVHGVTADPAVIDRVMGYHKPEAIRVILETVGRPAGPAEVDAVHTAFVARMCDYYATDPAVREIPGAAAAFARLRAAGVKVALDTGFGRRIADAVLARLGWTVPGTVDATITSDEVERGRPHPDMIRALMARLGVTDPTAVAKVGDTAVDLEEGTNTGCGLVVGVTTGAYTREQLAARPHTHLLASVADVPALVLGGRH, from the coding sequence GTGATCGAGCTGGTCGTGTTCGACATGGCGGGGACGACGGTGTTCGACGGCGACGCGGTGAACGCCTCGTTCCGCGCCGCACTGGCGGTGCACGGCGTCACGGCCGACCCGGCGGTGATCGACCGCGTCATGGGCTACCACAAGCCCGAGGCCATCCGCGTGATCCTGGAGACGGTCGGCCGGCCGGCGGGGCCGGCGGAGGTGGACGCGGTGCATACCGCCTTCGTGGCGCGGATGTGCGACTACTACGCCACCGACCCCGCGGTGCGCGAGATCCCCGGCGCGGCGGCGGCGTTCGCGCGGCTCCGCGCCGCGGGCGTGAAGGTGGCGCTCGACACCGGCTTCGGCCGCCGCATCGCCGACGCCGTGCTGGCGCGCCTCGGCTGGACCGTGCCCGGCACGGTGGACGCGACAATCACCAGCGACGAGGTGGAGCGCGGCCGGCCGCACCCGGACATGATCCGCGCGCTGATGGCGCGGCTGGGCGTGACCGACCCGACGGCGGTGGCGAAGGTCGGCGACACCGCGGTGGACCTGGAGGAGGGGACGAACACCGGCTGCGGGCTCGTGGTGGGCGTGACGACGGGGGCGTACACCCGCGAGCAACTGGCGGCGCGGCCGCACACGCACCTGCTGGCGTCCGTCGCCGACGTGCCGGCGCTGGTGCTCGGCGGGCGGCACTGA
- a CDS encoding transposase, with product MSASSIVHDWRGTVRDLLPGLHGHQANTLADLSLAVALAGDCRAGWVAPRLPTNAAPASTRRRFERALANPRLRPRVAQRDLGRALLAHWAGRTVLLVLDETPRANDLRAMCVRVAHAGRALPLAAEVYRTGAAPRPMPLLVRGLLRQVRGCLPRPCRVVLLADRGLAWPTLVDFCTESGWHYVLRLLGQTVIRFPDGTERAARELAPRVGTRWVGAAAAFRKAGWRGAGVVATWERGMKEPWVLLADEPGSLRHARAYAKRMWVEESFRDDKGGALGWGASRVDRPAHAARLLVLLALAVVLAVSRGGAATKAGRRRAVDPHQRRRLSIVQVGLQWLRHAVAHALYDRLRLRRLYLYPE from the coding sequence ATGAGTGCGTCGTCCATCGTACACGACTGGAGGGGGACCGTCCGTGACCTCCTGCCCGGGTTGCACGGGCACCAGGCCAACACCCTGGCCGACCTCAGCCTCGCCGTCGCCCTGGCCGGCGACTGCCGGGCCGGCTGGGTCGCCCCCCGGCTCCCGACCAACGCCGCACCGGCGAGCACCCGCCGGCGGTTCGAGCGGGCGCTCGCCAACCCCCGGCTCCGGCCCCGGGTGGCCCAACGGGACCTGGGCCGGGCGCTGCTGGCCCACTGGGCCGGGCGGACGGTCCTGCTGGTCCTCGACGAGACCCCCCGGGCCAACGACCTCCGGGCCATGTGCGTCCGGGTCGCCCACGCCGGGCGGGCGCTCCCCCTGGCCGCGGAGGTGTACCGGACCGGCGCCGCGCCCCGGCCGATGCCCCTCCTGGTCCGCGGGCTGCTCCGCCAGGTCCGGGGGTGCCTGCCGCGCCCGTGCCGGGTGGTCCTGCTGGCCGACCGCGGGCTGGCCTGGCCGACCCTGGTCGACTTCTGCACCGAGAGCGGGTGGCACTACGTCCTCCGGCTGCTGGGCCAGACGGTGATCCGGTTCCCGGACGGGACCGAGCGGGCGGCCCGGGAGTTGGCCCCCCGGGTCGGGACCCGGTGGGTCGGGGCGGCGGCGGCGTTCCGCAAGGCCGGGTGGCGGGGGGCCGGGGTGGTGGCGACGTGGGAGCGGGGGATGAAGGAGCCGTGGGTGCTGCTGGCGGACGAGCCGGGGAGCCTCCGGCACGCCCGGGCGTACGCGAAGCGGATGTGGGTGGAGGAGTCGTTCCGGGACGACAAGGGCGGGGCGCTGGGGTGGGGGGCCAGCCGGGTGGACCGCCCGGCCCACGCGGCCCGGCTGCTGGTCCTGCTGGCGCTCGCGGTGGTGCTGGCGGTGAGCCGGGGGGGCGCGGCGACGAAGGCCGGACGGAGGCGGGCGGTCGACCCACACCAACGGCGGCGGCTGAGCATCGTCCAGGTCGGGTTGCAGTGGCTCCGGCACGCCGTCGCCCACGCCTTGTACGACCGCCTCCGGCTCCGCCGGTTGTACCTGTACCCCGAGTAG
- a CDS encoding zinc-binding dehydrogenase yields the protein MASVVLFHGAGRPLELVTEPTPEPRAGELLVRVSCCTLCRSDLHTHAGRRTEPTPAVLGHEVVGRIGAFGPGATPTDYRGTPATVGTRVTWAVAVGCGACFFCADGLPQKCETPFKYGHRRAEPGRPAGGLAEFVLLVPGTAWFVVPDAIPDRVAAPANCATATAAAVLRAAGSVAGRTVLVFGAGVLGVTACALARAAGAAAVVAADPHPANRNRAALFGATHAVAPGEDTRAAVLAATAGRGADVVLELAGTADAVAAALALARVGGTVILAGTVAPVGAVPLNPEAVVRRMLTVRGVHNYHPADLAAALDFLAGPGAAYPFAELVGAAYPLADAEQAFADAHARPGVRTAVVP from the coding sequence ATGGCGAGCGTCGTTCTGTTCCACGGTGCGGGCCGGCCGCTCGAACTCGTGACCGAACCGACGCCCGAGCCGCGGGCCGGCGAGTTGCTGGTCCGCGTGTCGTGCTGCACCCTGTGCCGCAGCGACCTGCACACCCACGCCGGCCGGCGGACCGAACCCACGCCCGCCGTGCTCGGGCACGAGGTCGTCGGCCGCATCGGAGCGTTCGGGCCGGGGGCGACGCCGACCGATTACCGCGGCACGCCGGCGACGGTGGGCACGCGGGTGACGTGGGCCGTGGCCGTCGGCTGCGGGGCGTGCTTCTTCTGCGCCGACGGGCTGCCGCAGAAGTGCGAGACGCCATTCAAGTACGGCCACCGCCGCGCCGAACCGGGCCGCCCCGCCGGCGGGCTGGCCGAGTTCGTGCTGCTCGTCCCAGGCACGGCGTGGTTCGTCGTGCCGGACGCGATTCCGGACCGCGTCGCGGCGCCGGCGAACTGCGCGACCGCGACCGCTGCTGCGGTGTTGCGGGCCGCCGGCTCGGTCGCGGGGCGGACGGTGCTGGTGTTCGGCGCCGGCGTTCTCGGCGTGACGGCGTGCGCCCTGGCCCGCGCCGCGGGCGCCGCCGCGGTCGTCGCCGCCGACCCGCACCCGGCGAACCGCAACCGCGCGGCGTTGTTCGGGGCCACGCACGCGGTCGCGCCCGGCGAGGACACTCGCGCCGCGGTCCTCGCCGCGACCGCCGGCCGCGGCGCCGACGTGGTGCTCGAACTCGCTGGCACGGCCGACGCGGTCGCCGCGGCGCTGGCGCTGGCGCGCGTGGGCGGCACGGTGATCCTCGCCGGAACCGTGGCCCCGGTCGGGGCGGTGCCGCTGAACCCGGAGGCGGTCGTGCGGCGGATGCTCACGGTGCGTGGCGTCCACAACTACCACCCCGCCGACCTCGCCGCGGCGCTCGACTTCCTCGCCGGGCCGGGGGCGGCGTACCCGTTCGCGGAGCTGGTCGGCGCCGCGTACCCGCTGGCCGACGCCGAGCAGGCCTTTGCCGACGCCCACGCCCGGCCCGGGGTGCGGACCGCGGTCGTGCCGTGA
- a CDS encoding helix-hairpin-helix domain-containing protein, whose amino-acid sequence MTNAEIARELRTRAADLARAGDNLYRVRAFRQAAMAVLALPNPVAELVAAAGPKALARLPGIGRSLADTIAGLAAEQLAA is encoded by the coding sequence GTGACCAACGCCGAAATCGCCCGCGAGCTCCGCACCCGCGCCGCCGACCTGGCCCGCGCCGGTGACAACCTTTATCGCGTCCGGGCGTTTCGGCAGGCGGCGATGGCCGTGCTGGCGCTCCCGAACCCGGTGGCCGAGCTGGTCGCCGCCGCCGGCCCGAAGGCGCTCGCGCGGCTCCCCGGCATCGGTCGAAGTCTGGCCGACACCATCGCGGGCCTGGCCGCAGAACAACTTGCGGCCTGA
- a CDS encoding class I SAM-dependent methyltransferase produces the protein MNTTAIRRQYDEVVAEYYDFDPQGVTGGSLDRAMAQLRAWAPDDADPFRVLDLGIGTGLFLSRVAAALGDRVAPFGVDVSEKMIDRARARVPGLTAAVDSAAHLDAHFPGQSFDLVCTHFVTGFVPMNVLAPLIHARLDDGGCWSFVGGTMAGFPALQQKADAKLVRWLGGTAAASADEVVCNPAGRDEVVRTLEANGFAVRACEVFEPKVEFPDFDRFMEFAYRGGWLTPFIEAAGLHKAGRLTRWLLNKLVFPMSDHHNVVIALAEKAEG, from the coding sequence GTGAACACCACAGCCATCCGACGGCAGTACGACGAGGTCGTCGCCGAGTACTACGACTTCGACCCCCAGGGCGTGACCGGCGGCTCGCTCGACCGGGCGATGGCCCAGTTGCGGGCGTGGGCGCCCGACGACGCCGACCCGTTCCGCGTCCTCGACCTGGGCATCGGCACCGGCCTGTTCCTCAGCCGCGTCGCCGCCGCGCTCGGCGACCGCGTCGCGCCGTTCGGCGTGGACGTGTCGGAGAAGATGATCGACCGGGCGCGCGCCCGGGTGCCCGGCCTCACCGCCGCCGTGGACTCGGCCGCCCACCTCGACGCCCACTTCCCGGGCCAGTCCTTCGACCTCGTCTGCACGCACTTCGTCACCGGCTTCGTGCCGATGAACGTGCTGGCCCCGCTGATTCATGCCCGGCTCGACGACGGCGGCTGCTGGTCGTTCGTCGGCGGCACGATGGCCGGCTTCCCGGCGCTGCAGCAGAAGGCCGACGCGAAGCTGGTGCGGTGGCTCGGCGGCACGGCGGCGGCGAGCGCCGACGAGGTGGTGTGCAACCCGGCCGGCCGCGACGAGGTGGTGCGCACGCTGGAGGCGAACGGCTTCGCCGTGCGGGCGTGCGAGGTGTTCGAGCCGAAGGTCGAGTTCCCCGACTTCGACCGGTTCATGGAGTTCGCCTACCGCGGCGGCTGGCTCACCCCGTTCATCGAGGCGGCCGGGCTCCACAAGGCCGGCCGCCTTACCCGGTGGCTGCTGAACAAGCTCGTGTTCCCGATGTCCGACCACCACAACGTCGTGATCGCCCTCGCCGAGAAGGCCGAAGGGTGA